The following coding sequences lie in one Candidatus Binatus sp. genomic window:
- a CDS encoding FixH family protein — MIARVFHRMVNPAVIAALAAMLAIFSLDSARAQPPGPVPATLAPIQLTPERRQLIGVKFATVERRDVSEHLETTGSIEPDEKLQSYVQTRFSGWIQKVFANQTWQSVRKGQPLFTIYSPDLVSTEHEYLLALKEQSRVQSSDIEDVADGANSLVESAAERLRQWNVAPSEIARLKRERTVGGAVAIDSPMTGVISDRAAQPNMYVQPETRLFTIIDLSRVWIYAAVFQDQIGKLRIGDPAIVTVDAYPGEKFEGRVDFIQPQIDPMTRTAKVRCEFVNRKGMLMPGMFARVAIHLPLGVQVVIPESGVIRTGLRNVAFVDRGDGYLTPTEVELGPRVGADQIVLKGLKPGDRIVGSANFLIDSESQLQAAAGAYVPPPPGIAANSESPVAAENQSAAKVEMTTDPSPPKRGSNKLRIALHDASGKPIANAKVSITFFMAAMPAMGMAAMRAQVAASDQGDGAYSVSLDLPSGGTWQVTIVATKEGRAIATNQFNVSVTGPMSM; from the coding sequence ATGATTGCCCGCGTATTTCATCGCATGGTTAACCCTGCTGTGATCGCGGCTCTCGCTGCGATGCTCGCGATCTTTTCTCTCGATTCGGCGAGAGCGCAACCGCCCGGCCCCGTGCCCGCGACGCTCGCGCCGATTCAACTCACGCCCGAACGCCGCCAGTTGATCGGGGTGAAATTCGCGACCGTCGAGCGCCGCGACGTCTCGGAGCATCTCGAGACCACCGGCTCGATCGAGCCCGACGAGAAATTGCAAAGCTACGTGCAGACCCGTTTTTCAGGATGGATTCAGAAAGTATTCGCGAATCAAACCTGGCAATCAGTGCGCAAGGGCCAGCCGCTGTTTACGATCTACAGCCCCGACCTGGTCAGCACTGAGCATGAATATCTGCTCGCGCTGAAAGAGCAGAGCCGCGTGCAGTCGAGCGATATCGAAGATGTGGCCGACGGCGCGAATTCGCTGGTCGAGTCCGCCGCCGAGCGCCTCCGCCAGTGGAACGTCGCGCCGAGCGAGATTGCGCGTCTGAAGCGCGAGCGCACCGTCGGCGGCGCAGTCGCGATCGACTCGCCGATGACCGGCGTCATCTCCGATCGCGCAGCTCAGCCCAACATGTACGTCCAGCCCGAGACCCGCCTCTTCACCATCATCGATCTCTCCCGCGTCTGGATTTACGCCGCCGTGTTCCAGGATCAGATCGGCAAGCTTCGCATCGGCGATCCCGCGATCGTCACCGTGGACGCATACCCCGGCGAGAAATTCGAAGGCCGCGTGGATTTCATTCAGCCGCAGATCGATCCGATGACGCGCACCGCTAAAGTTCGCTGCGAATTTGTCAATCGCAAGGGGATGCTGATGCCCGGGATGTTCGCGAGGGTCGCGATTCATCTGCCGCTCGGGGTTCAGGTGGTCATCCCCGAAAGCGGCGTGATTCGCACCGGGCTGCGTAATGTCGCATTCGTCGATCGCGGCGACGGCTACCTGACGCCGACCGAAGTTGAACTGGGGCCGCGCGTCGGCGCCGATCAAATCGTGCTGAAGGGACTCAAGCCCGGCGATCGCATCGTCGGCTCCGCAAATTTCCTGATCGATTCGGAGAGCCAGTTGCAAGCCGCCGCGGGCGCGTATGTTCCGCCGCCGCCGGGCATCGCCGCGAATTCTGAATCGCCGGTGGCTGCGGAAAATCAGAGCGCTGCGAAAGTCGAAATGACCACCGATCCATCGCCACCCAAGCGCGGCTCGAACAAACTTCGCATCGCGCTCCACGACGCCTCCGGAAAGCCGATCGCGAACGCCAAAGTGTCGATCACCTTTTTCATGGCTGCGATGCCCGCGATGGGGATGGCGGCGATGCGCGCGCAAGTTGCCGCATCCGATCAAGGTGATGGCGCGTACTCGGTGTCGCTCGATCTGCCGAGTGGCGGCACCTGGCAGGTGACGATCGTGGCGACCAAGGAAGGCCGCGCGATCGCGACCAATCAATTCAACGTGTCGGTCACCGGCCCGATGTCGATGTGA